The DNA sequence GTGGATATATAAATAGAGTCATATTTTTAATGGATAGAATTATGCGACCTTTTGGTTTAAATGGAAAAAGTGTTGTTCCTCTTATTTCTAGCATAGCTTGCGCTATTCCCGCAATTATATCAGCTAGACATATAGAAAACCCAAGAGATCGATTAATTACTATTTTAGCGACTCCTTTTATAACCTGTTCTGCTAGATTACCTGTTTATACTTTAATTATATCTATAATTATTCCGGATAAAAAATTGTGTTTTATTCAATTAAGAGGAGTTGTTCTTTTCTCTATGTATATATTAGGAATAATACTTGCTTTAAGTGTATCAATCATTTTACATCACCTATTAAAAAAAAATTATCAAAGTCATCTTATAATGGAAATTCCTACTTATAAAATTCCTATGTTAAAAAATATATTGATTAGTCTTTGGATCAATCTTAAATCTTTTATTATCAATGCAGGAAAAACTATTTTATTGATTAATATATTAATTTGGGTTTTTGCTTCTTTTGGACCTTCCAAAAATTCATCAAATAAATATCCAATTTTTATACAAAAAAAAGAATTATCTTATTCTTATTTAGGTTTGTTGGGAAAAAAAATAGAACCGGTAATTCATCCATTAGGATATAATTGGAAAATTGGAATTGGTTTACTAACTTCTCTTGTAGCAAGAGAAGTCTTTATTAGTACTATGGATTCTATTTATAACATAGAAAAAAAAGAAAATTTATTAAAGAAAAAAATGAAAAAAAAGATATATTCTAATACTAGAAAACCTATTTATAGTTTAGCAACAGGATTTTCTTTATTATTTTTTTATGCATTTTCTATGCAGTGTATGAGTACTTTATCTATAATAAAAAAAGAAACTAAATCTTGGAAATGGCCAATATTACAATTTATTTTTATGACTTTATTCGCTTATATAGTTTCATTATTAACATATCAAATATTAAAAAAATAAAATGTATCAATACATTATAATAGGTTTATTTTTTTTGTATTCAATTTTTTGTTTTTTTATGAAACTGTTACATTTTTTTTTAAATAAAAAAAATTTTTGTAAAAAAAAATGTAATTGTAAACTATAAAATTTTTATTTTTTCATTCATTTTTTCAATAGAAGTATATATAGAATTTTTAAAGACATCGGATAAAGATATTCCAGCTATTTCCAATTGTTTTGGAAAAATACTTTCTTTTGAAAGACCTGGTATTGTATTTATCTCTAAAAAAAAAGGTTCTTCATTTACAATAATATATTCCGCTCTTGTGATTCCTGATAAATTTAGAAAATTATATACTTTTTTTGCTGTTTTCCTTATTTTATTTTCAATATGCGGAGATAATTTTGCCGGAGTAAGTTCTTGAGATTTACCAGAATATTTTGATTCAAAATCAAAAAAATCATTTTGACTAATTATTTCTGTTATCGGTAAAACAATAATTTCATTTTTGAATGAAAAAACTCCGACTGATACTTCCTTTCCTTTAAGAAAGGATTCAACAAGAATTTCTTCATCTTCTAGAAAAGCTTTTTGTACTGCATTTAACAATTTTTGTTCTTCATAAACTTTACTTATTCCCAAACTAGATCCAGATCTATTAGGTTTTACAAAACAAGGAAGTCCTGTTTTTTTTAATATTTTTTTTGTACAAAAAATTTGATTTTTATTTAAAAAAAAAGACTTCGCTGTATTAATTCCAAGATGATTTAATAGACTTAAACAATATTTTTTATTGAAAGTAATATTTGCATGGTGAAAATTACATCCTGTACAAGGAATTCTTAATAATTCAAAATAAGCTTGTAATAAACCGTCTTCTCCTGGAGTTCCATGTATGGCATTAAAAATACAATCAAATTTCAGTTGTTTGTTTCCAGAAACAGTAAAATCTTGTTTGTTTATGAAATATTCTTTATTTTTATCGTCTTTCATAATCCATTTATCTTTGAAAAGATAAACTCGATAAGGATCGAACTCTTTTCTACATAAATTTTCATAAACTACTTTTCCGCTTTTTAGTGAAATCACATATTCTTTTGAATACCCACCCATAATAATAGCGATTTTTTTCATTATTTATTTTTAATTTTATTGGTTTTTTTATAAGAATATTTTTAATTTATTTTTTCATGAATTATTCAAAGTATTTTTTAATATTCATCATAAATTTTTTAATTTCTATATTTATCTTAGTTAAAATAACTCAATTAGCATTAAAATGGATAGATGTTTATACAAAACATGGTTCTTATGTTGTTGTTCCTAATTTGATAGGTATTACTTTACCTAAATCTATATCTATTTTGAAAAAATTAGGTTTAAAATATAATGTAAATACATCACGTTATGATCCAAATTTTAAAATTAATCAAATTATTTCTTTTTCTCCAGAATATGGTAATCATGTCAAAGAAGGGAGATATATATATATTCAAGTTAATTCTAAATCATCTCAATCTGTTTTACCTAATATTATAAATAAAGATAAACGAATAGCAATAAAACTACTTCATGTTAATCATATATATGTTAAAGAAATTAGATATATTAACAATTCTAGAAAAGATGTCGTTTTAAAAGTTTTATATCAAAATAAATCTATCAAATTTGGATATAGATTCCCTTTTAATCAAGATGGAATTATTTTAATCATTGGAAAAGGATATGAAAAAAATAATTTTTTCATTCCTAATGTTATTGGAATGTCATTATCTTCAGCTATCTATACTTTAAAAAATCAATTGTTTCATGTGATTAATTTTTATTATGACCATGATACAATAAATCCTGATAAAAATGCAAAAGTATATCGTCAAAAACCTGACCCTGGAGTTTTTTATGATAAAAATAAACCTATTGAACTTTGGATCACCTCTAAAAAAGAGGTATTAGATCATTTTATTGAAATCAAAGAGAAAGAAGAAAAAATCAAAGAGAAAGAAGAAAAAATCAAAGAGAAAGAAGAAAAAATCAAAGAGAAAGAAGAAAAAATCAAAGAGAAAGAAGAAAAAATCAAAGAGAAAAAAGAAAAAATCAAAGAGAAAGAAGAAAAAATCAAAGAGAAAAAAGAAAAAATCAAAGAGAAAAAAGAAAAAATCAAAGAGAAAAAAGAAAAAATCAAAGAGAAAAAAGAAAAGAGCGAATTAAATTCAATAAAATGAAAATAATTCAAATTTTTGTAAAAAAAAATCAAAGAGAAATTCGCATTGATAAATTTTTAAAAAAAAATATAGAAAATATTAGTAGAAATCAAATTCAAAAATTGATTTCTTCAAAAAAAGTTATTGTAAATCAAATTTTTGTAAAAAAAAATTACAAAATACAACCTTTAGATTTTATAAAAGTTCAATTTTATGATATTTATCCTACATTAGATTATTTAGAATACGAAAATATTGTTGCAGAAAAAATAAATCTTCATATTATACATGAAGATGAAGATCTTATTGTAATTAATAAACCTGCAGGAATGGTTGTTCATCCTGGATTTGGACATGATAAAGGAACATTAATTCATGGTATAAAATATCATTTTCAAAATTCAAATTTAAATGATTTTAATCTATATAGAAGTGGATTAGTTCATAGATTAGATAAAGATACATCAGGATTATTAGTTATAGCTAAAAATGAATTTTCTAAAGAATATCTATTTCAACAATTTCACTCCAAAACAATTCAAAGAGAATATAGGGCTTTAATATGGGGAAATTTATCAGAAGAAAAAGGAATTATAACAGGTTTTATTGGAAGAGATCCAAAAAATAGAAAAAGAATGACCGTTTTTAGAACAAATGAATTTTGTAAAGGAAAGTATTCTTATTCTATAACACATTATCAAGTATTAGAGCGATTTAAATATTTGACATATGTTTCTTGTAGGATAAAAACAGGAAAAACACATCAAATAAGGGCTCATTTCAAATATTTGGGACATCCGTTATTTCACGATTCTATTTATGGAGGACATAAAATTCTTATGAAAAAAAAATGTTCAAGTCAAATTATAGAATTTTTTAGAACTTGTTTAAAAATTTTACCAAGACAAGCCTTACATGCAATATCTCTTTCTTTTATTCATCCAAAACATAAAAAATGCTATTTTTATTGTCCAATTCCTGAAGATTTTAAAATTGTTCTAAACAAGTGTAGAAAAATATTATTATAATAAAGAACCATTCAAAAGAAAATAAGATATAAAAAAATATATAATTAAACCAACAACATCTACTAATGTAGCTACAAAAGGGGCTGAAGAACTAGCCGGATCTCCTTTTAATTTTTTAATTATAAAAGGCAACATTGACCCACTTAATGTTCCCCATAATACAACTCCAATTAAAGATAAAAAAACCGTAAAACCTACTAATATCCAGTGAGATCCATAATTAAATAAATGAATTTTATGCCAAACTATTACACGTATAAAACCTGTTAATCCCAAAATACTTCCTAAAAAAAAACCACAAACAATTTCTCTTCGCATTACAATCCACCAATCTTTTATTCTTACTTCTCCCAAAGCCATTGCTTGTATGATTAAACTTGCAGCTTGAGATCCACTATTTCCACCACTTGAAACAACTAAAGGTATGAATAAAGCAAGAACTACAGCTTTTTCTATAACGCTTAAAAAATTTTGCATGACTGTTGTTGTTAGCATTTCTCCTATAAATAATAAAATTAACCATCCAGCTCTTTTTTTAATAAGTTTATATAAAGGAACGTTTAAATAAGATTGATTTAAAACTTCCATTCCTCCTATTTTTTGAAAATCTTCTCTATAATTTTCATTCAATACACATAATACATCATCTACAGTAACAATTCCCAACAAAATATTCTGATTGTCTATAACTGGAATAGAAATTCTGTTGTTCATAGAAAATATTTTAGTAGCTTCTTTTTCTGTATCCGTAATTTTTAAAAAAATTTCAGTATTTTTCTTTCTATCTATTAATTCAGATACTTTTGTATTAGGATCTACCAATAAAAATTTTTGTATTTTTATCTCATTTATTAATTTTCCTGTTTTATCTACTATATAGATAATTTCTATAACATCATTATTTTTAACTTCTTCACGAAGATAATCCAATATTTCTTGTATACTACAGGTTTTTTGAACGGCAAGATAAAATGGAATCATTAAACGACCTATACTATTTTTAGAATATCCTAGAGATACTAAAATTCTACATTTTTCTTCTTTATTTAAATACTTTATTAAGTCTTTTAATATTTTTTTTGGAAGATTTTCTAAAAAATAAAAACGATCATTTACCGATAAATTATTTAATAATTCTATTTTTTTAATAGAAGATAAATTTTTTATAATTTTTTTTTTTATAGAAAAATCCAATATTCTAAAAACAGAAATTGCTTTACATAATTTTAACAAATTAAATATTTCTACAACATTATTAGGATTTTTATGAAAAATTTTTATTAATCTACTTATAGTTTGACTATTTAGAAATTTACTGTTATTTAAATAATCTTGTTCCTCATTAAACATTTTTTCTTTTTTTTGTGAAATTTTTTTGAATATTTATTATTTTTTATGATCATTAAAATAACAATTGTTTTTTTTCCTTTTTTTTAACGAAAATAAAGAAGAAAACAATTATTATATTGTTCTGCAGAAATAAGAAATAAATTAAAATTACGTAATAAAATTATTGCACATATTTACATATGTGTATATATAAAAGAAAGAAAAATGGAATATAATTTTCGTGAAATAGAAAAACGTTGGCAAATATATTGGAAGAAACATAACGTTTTTCACTCAAAAAGAAACAAAAAAAGAAAATACTACATATTGAATATGTTTCCTTATCCTTCTGGAACAGGTCTTCATGTAGGACATTGTTTAGGTTATATAGCATCAGATGTTTATGCGAGATATAAACGAACTAAAAAATATAATGTTTTAAATCCCATAGGATTTGATTCTTTTGGTCTTCCTGCAGAACAATACGCAATTCAAACTGGAAAACATCCTTACGATACAACTCTTGAAAATTCACGTATATATAAAGAACAAATCAATAAAATAGGAATTTCCTTTGATTGGAGCAGAGAACTATATACCAGCAATCCTAATTATTATCATTGGACTCAATGGATGTTTATTCAAATTTTTAATTCTTGGTATGATAAAAACGATGAACAAGCTAAACCTATAAATCTTTTAATTGAAGAGTTTAATAAAAACGGAAATTATTTTATTAACGCAAGCAGCACAACATCAAAGTATAAATTTGATTCAAAAACATGGAAAAAATTTAATTTTTACGAAAAAGAATCTGTTCTTTTAAATTATAGACTCGCTTTTTTATATAATAATACAGTAAATTGGTGTCCAGCTTTAGGTACAGTATTAGCTAATGATGAAATCAAAAATGGAAGAAGTGAAAGAGGAGATTTTCCAGTTTATGAAAAAAAAATGTTACAATGGCATATAAGAATTAGTGCATATGCAGAAAGGCTAATTAAAGGGTTACATTTTATTAATTGTTCTCAATCTTTAAAAAAATTACAATATAATTGGATAGGAAAATCAAAAGAAATTTATGTTTTATTAAAAATAATTTATCCTATTAATGATATTCATCAAATTGAATTACTTATTTCTCATCCAGAAATGATATTTGGAATAACTTTCATCATATTATCTCCAGATCATCCACTTGTCTCTTCTACAAGAGATTTTACTGTACCTATAGATGAAAATAAAAAAAATATTTATGGAATTTTTACAGGAAATTATGTTTTCCATCCTTTTATTAGGAATAAAAAAATTCCTATTTATATTAGTAATTTTATTTCTGTAAATCATAACACACAATCTATTATAGGAATACCTGGATATGAAGAAAAAAGTAAAAAATTTGCCGAAAAATTTGGTATAGAAATCATTAAAGTTTTAGATTTTAATAAAAAATATATTATAAATTCTAATTTTTTAAATGGATTAACTCGTAAAGAAGCAAAAGAAAAAATTATAAAAATTCTAGTAAAAAATAAAATAGGAAAACTTAAAATAAGTTATAAAATTCGTGATGCTATTTTTTCCAGACAAAGATATTGGGGAGAACCAATTCCTATTTATTTTAAAAACAAAATTCCAAAAACAATTCCCATTGATAAATTACCACTCCTTCTTCCAAAAATAGATAATTTTTATCCTAAAGATGGAAAACCTCCATTAGCTAGAACTAAAAATTGGGCTTGGGATGAAAAAAATATGAAGATTGTTCCTAATATTTTGATTGATCATAAATATATATTCCCAATAGAAACTAGTACCATGCCTAGTTGGGCAGGATCAAGTTGGTATTATCTTAGATATATGGATGTACATAACAATCAATTTTTTATTGATAAAAAAAAAGAAAATTATTGGAAAAATGTTGATTTGTATATTGGTGGATCTGAACATAGTACAGGTCATTTAATTTATGCTAGATTTTGGCATAAATTTTTATTAGATAGAGGATGGATAACAACTGAAGAACCTTTTAAAAAAATATTAAATCAAGGAATGATCTTGAGTTATTCTGCTATTATACTAAAAGTAGTAGGAGATGATATTTTTCTATCCTATGGATTAAGAAATAAAAAACATGCATATTCTTCTTTCCAAGAAATATATGTAGATCTTTCTTTTATCAAAAAAAATAATGAATTAGATATTTTTAAATTTAAAAAATATAGACCTGAATTTTATTCATCCGTTTTTATTTTAGAAAAAGGTTCCTTTTTTTGTAAAAGAAAATTGGAAAAAATGTCAAAATCAAAATATAATGTAATAAATCCTAATGATATTTGTGCAAAATATGGATCAGATACATTTCGTATGTATGAAATGTTTTTAGGCCCTATTAATCAATCTAAGCCCTGGGATGAAAATAAAATAAATGGAATAAAAAAATTTTTAATTAAATTTTGGTGTTTATTTCATAAAAATAATGAATTTCAAATTAGTGAAATAGCCCCCACATTTCAAGAATTTAAAATTTTACATAATACTATAAAAAAAATACAAAATAAAATGAATTTTTTTTATTGGAATACTTCTATTAGTTTATTAATGATTATGACCAATCAATTAACGGAATTAAAATGTAACAAAAGAAAAATTTTAGAACCTTTTGTTCAATTAATTGCTCCATTTGCTCCTCATATATCTGAAGAGTTATGGTATAAATTGGGTAAAAAAAAATCTGTTATATTTTATAATTTTCCAGTTTTTAATCCAAAATATATAATAAAAAATGAAATAACATATCCGATTATGTTCAATGGAAAACTGAAATTTTTAGAAAAATTTGATTCTAGCGCACCAATAGAAAAAATAAAAAATAAAATATTAAATCATCCTAAAACAAAATTTTTTTTGAAAAAAAATACTTTACAAAAAGTAATTTTAATTCCTAAAAAAATAATAAATATTTTATTTAAATAATTTTTTTAATTTGTACTCTATAGCATTCATTTTTACATTTTTTTCATTCTAACTAGGAATAGATAAAAACTTTTTTTATGTCAAAAAACCAAATTAAAACTAATTCATATAGTTTTTTTAATTGTATAGAAAAAAATTTTGATAAAGCTACACGATTTCTTTCTATTGAAAAAGGTCTTTTAGAACAAATTAAAGCTTGTAATTCTGTATATCGAATGCATTTTCCTGTTAAAATAGGAAAAAAAATAAAAGTAATAGAAGCGTATAGAGTTCAACACTCTCATCATAAACTTCCTTGTAAGGGAGGTATTCGATATAGTATTAAAGTTAATCAAGATGAGGTTATGACTTTAGCTGCTTTAATGACCTATAAATGTGCCATAGTTGATGTTCCTTTTGGAGGAGCTAAAGGAGGGATAAAAATAGATCCACAAACTATATCAACGGAAAATATAGAAAAAATAACACGACGTTATACCTCTGAATTAATCAAAAAAAATTTTATTGGACCAGGAATAGATGTCCCCGCTCCTGATTATGGAACAGGAGAAAGAGAGATGAGTTGGATATTTGATACTTTTTTATCTCTCCGTTCTGGAGACGTAGATGCATTAGCTTGTGTTACAGGAAAACCTGTTTCTCAAGGAGGAGTTAGAGGAAGAAAAGAGGCAACAGGATTGGGAGTTTTTTATGGAATCAGAGAATTGTGTCATGTAAAAGAAGAGATGTGTTCTGTTGGTCTTGATATAGGATTAGTTGGAAAAAAAATTATTATACAAGGATTAGGAAATGTTGGTTATCATGCTGCTAGTTTTTTCCACGAATCCGGCGCTATTATAATTGCTTTAGCAGAAAGAGAAGGGGCGATTTATAACGAAAAAGGATTAAACGTATCTAAAGTTTTTTTACATTTAAAAGACAATGGATCTATATTAAATTTTCCAGAAGCAAAAAACATAGAAAACACAGAAAAGGCTTTAGAATTAGAATGCGATATTTTAATTCCAGCGGCATTAGAAAATGTGATACATAAAAATAATGCGAATCGTATTAAGGCTAAAATTATTGGAGAAGCGGCAAATGGTCCGATAACTCCTGAAGCTGATGAAATTTTATATAAAAAAGGAGTGATTATTGTCCCTGACATTTACTTAAATGCAGGAGGAGTTACTGTTTCTTATTTTGAATGGATAAAAAACCTAAGTCACGTACGTTATGGACGAATGGAAAAAAAATTTAGAGAAAATATGAATACAGAACTATTACAAGTTATAGAAACAATTTGCAAAAAAAATTTTTCAATAAAAGAGAAAAAAATGGTTTTAAGAGGACCAAGAGAAATAGATTTGGTTCGTAGCGGATTAGAAGATACCATGATTAATGGATTTCACAAAATTCGTGATATAAAAAAATCATTAAAAATAGAAAACATGCGTACTGCAGCATTTGTATTGGCTATAAATAAAATTATAGATTCTTATGAGAAACTAGGTATTTTTCCATAATATCTTTTATTCTGAAAAAAAAGAAAAAAATTCATTTTTCATGAAGTACAAAAGATCATTATTGAAACTAAGTGGAGAAGCTCTCATGGAAGAAAACGATTTTGGCCTTCTTCATTCTTCTCGTCTTCAACAATATGCTGAGGAAGTAAAAAAAGTAGTAGAAATGGGAGCTCAGGTTGCTATAGTTATTGGAGGTGGAAATATATTTCGAGGATTTCCTAGAATAAAGGAAAAAATTATAAATCGAATAGAAGGGGATTATATGGGGATGTTAGCTACCGTTATTAACGGAATCGCTTTTCAATCATATTTAGAAAATGTTGGAATATGTACTTGTATTCAAACAGCTATTAAAATGGATGAAATTGCGGAACCTTTTGGAATAGATAGAGCAATCTATCATCTTGAAAAAGGAAAAGTTGTAATATTTGTTGCTGGATTAGGAAATCCTTATTTTACTACAGATACAGCTGCTGTTTTACGTGCTATTGAAATAAAAGCAGATATATTATTAAAAGGAACTAGAGTAGATGGAATCTATACAACAGATCCAGAAAAAAATAAATATGCTAAAAAATTAAAAAACATATCTTTTGATATGGCATATCAAATGGGAATCAAAGTTATGGATCAAACTGCTTTTATTTTAGGAAATGAAAATGATTTACCGATTATAATTTTTGATATTAATAAAAAAGGAAATTTTAAAAAAGTAATTTCAGGAGAAAAAATAGGAACTATGGTTTCTAAAAAAAAATAAAATTATGGATGAGTTAAACGATATTTTTTCCTATTGTCAGAAAAATATGGAGAAAATTTTGGAACAACTGAAAAAAGAAATTCATCGCGTTCGATTAGGAAGTAAGTCCATATCTTCTTTTTTAGGTAAAATAAAAATAAAATGTTATGGAACCTTTTTTCCACTTATAGAAGTGGCCAATATTTCTATTATAGACAATATGAATATTTCTATTCATCCTTGGG is a window from the Blattabacterium cuenoti STAT genome containing:
- the pyrH gene encoding UMP kinase; the encoded protein is MKYKRSLLKLSGEALMEENDFGLLHSSRLQQYAEEVKKVVEMGAQVAIVIGGGNIFRGFPRIKEKIINRIEGDYMGMLATVINGIAFQSYLENVGICTCIQTAIKMDEIAEPFGIDRAIYHLEKGKVVIFVAGLGNPYFTTDTAAVLRAIEIKADILLKGTRVDGIYTTDPEKNKYAKKLKNISFDMAYQMGIKVMDQTAFILGNENDLPIIIFDINKKGNFKKVISGEKIGTMVSKKK
- a CDS encoding Glu/Leu/Phe/Val family dehydrogenase; its protein translation is MSKNQIKTNSYSFFNCIEKNFDKATRFLSIEKGLLEQIKACNSVYRMHFPVKIGKKIKVIEAYRVQHSHHKLPCKGGIRYSIKVNQDEVMTLAALMTYKCAIVDVPFGGAKGGIKIDPQTISTENIEKITRRYTSELIKKNFIGPGIDVPAPDYGTGEREMSWIFDTFLSLRSGDVDALACVTGKPVSQGGVRGRKEATGLGVFYGIRELCHVKEEMCSVGLDIGLVGKKIIIQGLGNVGYHAASFFHESGAIIIALAEREGAIYNEKGLNVSKVFLHLKDNGSILNFPEAKNIENTEKALELECDILIPAALENVIHKNNANRIKAKIIGEAANGPITPEADEILYKKGVIIVPDIYLNAGGVTVSYFEWIKNLSHVRYGRMEKKFRENMNTELLQVIETICKKNFSIKEKKMVLRGPREIDLVRSGLEDTMINGFHKIRDIKKSLKIENMRTAAFVLAINKIIDSYEKLGIFP
- a CDS encoding class I tRNA ligase family protein, with amino-acid sequence MEYNFREIEKRWQIYWKKHNVFHSKRNKKRKYYILNMFPYPSGTGLHVGHCLGYIASDVYARYKRTKKYNVLNPIGFDSFGLPAEQYAIQTGKHPYDTTLENSRIYKEQINKIGISFDWSRELYTSNPNYYHWTQWMFIQIFNSWYDKNDEQAKPINLLIEEFNKNGNYFINASSTTSKYKFDSKTWKKFNFYEKESVLLNYRLAFLYNNTVNWCPALGTVLANDEIKNGRSERGDFPVYEKKMLQWHIRISAYAERLIKGLHFINCSQSLKKLQYNWIGKSKEIYVLLKIIYPINDIHQIELLISHPEMIFGITFIILSPDHPLVSSTRDFTVPIDENKKNIYGIFTGNYVFHPFIRNKKIPIYISNFISVNHNTQSIIGIPGYEEKSKKFAEKFGIEIIKVLDFNKKYIINSNFLNGLTRKEAKEKIIKILVKNKIGKLKISYKIRDAIFSRQRYWGEPIPIYFKNKIPKTIPIDKLPLLLPKIDNFYPKDGKPPLARTKNWAWDEKNMKIVPNILIDHKYIFPIETSTMPSWAGSSWYYLRYMDVHNNQFFIDKKKENYWKNVDLYIGGSEHSTGHLIYARFWHKFLLDRGWITTEEPFKKILNQGMILSYSAIILKVVGDDIFLSYGLRNKKHAYSSFQEIYVDLSFIKKNNELDIFKFKKYRPEFYSSVFILEKGSFFCKRKLEKMSKSKYNVINPNDICAKYGSDTFRMYEMFLGPINQSKPWDENKINGIKKFLIKFWCLFHKNNEFQISEIAPTFQEFKILHNTIKKIQNKMNFFYWNTSISLLMIMTNQLTELKCNKRKILEPFVQLIAPFAPHISEELWYKLGKKKSVIFYNFPVFNPKYIIKNEITYPIMFNGKLKFLEKFDSSAPIEKIKNKILNHPKTKFFLKKNTLQKVILIPKKIINILFK
- a CDS encoding RluA family pseudouridine synthase translates to MKIIQIFVKKNQREIRIDKFLKKNIENISRNQIQKLISSKKVIVNQIFVKKNYKIQPLDFIKVQFYDIYPTLDYLEYENIVAEKINLHIIHEDEDLIVINKPAGMVVHPGFGHDKGTLIHGIKYHFQNSNLNDFNLYRSGLVHRLDKDTSGLLVIAKNEFSKEYLFQQFHSKTIQREYRALIWGNLSEEKGIITGFIGRDPKNRKRMTVFRTNEFCKGKYSYSITHYQVLERFKYLTYVSCRIKTGKTHQIRAHFKYLGHPLFHDSIYGGHKILMKKKCSSQIIEFFRTCLKILPRQALHAISLSFIHPKHKKCYFYCPIPEDFKIVLNKCRKILL
- the mgtE gene encoding magnesium transporter → MFNEEQDYLNNSKFLNSQTISRLIKIFHKNPNNVVEIFNLLKLCKAISVFRILDFSIKKKIIKNLSSIKKIELLNNLSVNDRFYFLENLPKKILKDLIKYLNKEEKCRILVSLGYSKNSIGRLMIPFYLAVQKTCSIQEILDYLREEVKNNDVIEIIYIVDKTGKLINEIKIQKFLLVDPNTKVSELIDRKKNTEIFLKITDTEKEATKIFSMNNRISIPVIDNQNILLGIVTVDDVLCVLNENYREDFQKIGGMEVLNQSYLNVPLYKLIKKRAGWLILLFIGEMLTTTVMQNFLSVIEKAVVLALFIPLVVSSGGNSGSQAASLIIQAMALGEVRIKDWWIVMRREIVCGFFLGSILGLTGFIRVIVWHKIHLFNYGSHWILVGFTVFLSLIGVVLWGTLSGSMLPFIIKKLKGDPASSSAPFVATLVDVVGLIIYFFISYFLLNGSLL
- a CDS encoding PASTA domain-containing protein, translated to MNYSKYFLIFIINFLISIFILVKITQLALKWIDVYTKHGSYVVVPNLIGITLPKSISILKKLGLKYNVNTSRYDPNFKINQIISFSPEYGNHVKEGRYIYIQVNSKSSQSVLPNIINKDKRIAIKLLHVNHIYVKEIRYINNSRKDVVLKVLYQNKSIKFGYRFPFNQDGIILIIGKGYEKNNFFIPNVIGMSLSSAIYTLKNQLFHVINFYYDHDTINPDKNAKVYRQKPDPGVFYDKNKPIELWITSKKEVLDHFIEIKEKEEKIKEKEEKIKEKEEKIKEKEEKIKEKEEKIKEKKEKIKEKEEKIKEKKEKIKEKKEKIKEKKEKIKEKKEKSELNSIK
- a CDS encoding D-alanine--D-alanine ligase, producing the protein MKKIAIIMGGYSKEYVISLKSGKVVYENLCRKEFDPYRVYLFKDKWIMKDDKNKEYFINKQDFTVSGNKQLKFDCIFNAIHGTPGEDGLLQAYFELLRIPCTGCNFHHANITFNKKYCLSLLNHLGINTAKSFFLNKNQIFCTKKILKKTGLPCFVKPNRSGSSLGISKVYEEQKLLNAVQKAFLEDEEILVESFLKGKEVSVGVFSFKNEIIVLPITEIISQNDFFDFESKYSGKSQELTPAKLSPHIENKIRKTAKKVYNFLNLSGITRAEYIIVNEEPFFLEINTIPGLSKESIFPKQLEIAGISLSDVFKNSIYTSIEKMNEKIKIL